A genome region from Bacteroides stercoris ATCC 43183 includes the following:
- the purH gene encoding bifunctional phosphoribosylaminoimidazolecarboxamide formyltransferase/IMP cyclohydrolase: MSETKRIKTALVSVYHKEGLDEIITKLHEEGVEFLSTGGTRQFIESLGYPCKAVEDLTTYPSILGGRVKTLHPKIFGGILCRRGLEQDMQQIEKYEIPEIDLVIVDLYPFEATVASGAEEPAIIEKIDIGGISLIRAAAKNYNDVVIVASQAQYQPLRDMLMEHGATTSLEERRWFAKEAFAVSSHYDSAIFNYFDGEEGSAFRQSANNQKTLRYGENPHQKGYFYGNIDAMFDQIHGKEISYNNLLDINAAVDLIDEFTDTTFAILKHNNACGLASRPTVLEAWTDALAGDPVSAFGGVLITNAVIDKVAAEEINKIFFEVIIAPDYDVDALEILGQKKNRIILVRKQAALPKKQFRSLLNGVLVQDRDLKVETPEDLKTVTTKAPTAEEVEDMLFANKIVKNSKSNAIVLAKGKQLLASGVGQTSRVDALKQAIEKAKNFGFDLNGAVMASDAFFPFPDCVEIAGNEGVTAVIQPGGSIKDELSFNYCNEHGIAMVITGFRHFKH, translated from the coding sequence ATGTCTGAAACTAAAAGAATCAAAACAGCTCTGGTATCCGTTTACCACAAAGAAGGTTTGGACGAAATCATTACCAAACTGCATGAAGAAGGTGTAGAGTTCCTTTCAACCGGCGGAACTCGTCAATTTATAGAATCTTTGGGTTATCCCTGCAAGGCAGTGGAAGACCTTACCACATATCCTTCCATTCTGGGTGGACGCGTTAAGACTTTGCATCCGAAGATATTCGGAGGTATCCTTTGCCGTCGCGGATTGGAACAAGACATGCAACAGATAGAGAAATATGAGATTCCCGAAATAGACCTTGTTATCGTTGACCTGTATCCGTTTGAAGCCACCGTTGCCAGCGGTGCCGAAGAACCGGCTATTATTGAGAAAATTGATATAGGTGGCATTTCTTTGATACGTGCCGCTGCCAAAAATTATAATGATGTGGTTATCGTTGCTTCACAGGCTCAATACCAGCCTCTTCGCGATATGCTGATGGAGCACGGAGCTACCACTTCACTCGAAGAACGCCGTTGGTTTGCCAAAGAGGCGTTTGCCGTATCTTCTCATTACGATTCGGCTATCTTCAACTATTTCGATGGCGAAGAAGGGTCTGCTTTCCGTCAGTCCGCCAACAACCAAAAGACTTTGCGGTATGGTGAGAACCCGCATCAGAAAGGTTATTTCTATGGTAACATAGATGCTATGTTCGACCAGATACACGGTAAGGAAATCTCTTATAACAACCTGCTCGATATCAACGCTGCCGTTGACTTGATTGATGAATTCACAGATACTACTTTCGCTATACTGAAGCATAACAATGCCTGTGGTCTGGCTTCACGTCCCACAGTATTGGAAGCTTGGACAGACGCGCTTGCCGGCGATCCGGTATCCGCATTCGGCGGTGTGCTCATCACAAATGCCGTGATAGACAAGGTTGCTGCCGAGGAAATCAACAAGATATTCTTTGAAGTTATCATAGCTCCCGATTATGATGTGGATGCACTGGAAATTCTCGGTCAGAAGAAGAACCGCATCATTCTGGTGCGCAAGCAGGCTGCTCTGCCCAAGAAGCAGTTCCGCTCTTTGCTGAACGGTGTGCTGGTGCAAGACCGTGACCTGAAGGTGGAAACTCCCGAAGATTTGAAAACCGTAACGACCAAGGCTCCGACTGCGGAGGAAGTTGAAGATATGCTTTTCGCAAACAAGATTGTGAAGAACAGCAAGTCCAATGCTATCGTACTGGCTAAAGGCAAGCAACTGCTGGCAAGCGGTGTGGGACAGACCAGCCGTGTAGACGCTTTGAAGCAGGCTATTGAAAAAGCCAAGAACTTTGGTTTTGATCTGAACGGTGCCGTAATGGCAAGTGATGCTTTCTTCCCCTTCCCCGACTGCGTGGAGATTGCAGGTAATGAAGGTGTTACGGCCGTTATCCAACCGGGTGGAAGCATTAAGGACGAGCTCTCTTTCAATTATTGCAATGAACATGGCATCGCAATGGTGATAACAGGGTTCCGTCACTTTAAACACTGA